One window of Quercus robur chromosome 5, dhQueRobu3.1, whole genome shotgun sequence genomic DNA carries:
- the LOC126726723 gene encoding nibrin homolog isoform X2: MVSEEAVKFVSETETVMDHAAIKSKDICGTSYRDVSCGITVKLDKVDESECGNSDILCEQLLVVRDTNIPSRFSTTTNNGVLNFKRFRKRFQ; encoded by the exons ATGGTTTCTGAAGAAGCCGTTAAATTTGTGAGCGAAACTGAAACAGTCATGGATCATGCTGCCATCAAATCAAAGGATATCTGTGGTACAAGCTACAGAGATGTTAGTTGTGGTATTACAGTCAAACTAGACAAGGTTGACGAGTCTGAATGCGGAAATTCAGATATACTTTGTGAACAACTTTTAGTTGTGCGAGATACGAACATACCTTCTCGCTTCAGTACAACCACCAACAATGGAGTTCTAAATTTCAAACGCTTCAGAAAG AGATTCCAATGA
- the LOC126726723 gene encoding nibrin homolog isoform X1 encodes MVSEEAVKFVSETETVMDHAAIKSKDICGTSYRDVSCGITVKLDKVDESECGNSDILCEQLLVVRDTNIPSRFSTTTNNGVLNFKRFRKTNTQSGNSFNNLIPFSKHSYK; translated from the exons ATGGTTTCTGAAGAAGCCGTTAAATTTGTGAGCGAAACTGAAACAGTCATGGATCATGCTGCCATCAAATCAAAGGATATCTGTGGTACAAGCTACAGAGATGTTAGTTGTGGTATTACAGTCAAACTAGACAAGGTTGACGAGTCTGAATGCGGAAATTCAGATATACTTTGTGAACAACTTTTAGTTGTGCGAGATACGAACATACCTTCTCGCTTCAGTACAACCACCAACAATGGAGTTCTAAATTTCAAACGCTTCAGAAAG ACAAATACTCAATCTGGTAATAGCTTCAACAATCTAATTCCATTTTCGAAGCACTCATATAAGTAA